Proteins encoded by one window of Bacteroidota bacterium:
- a CDS encoding RES domain-containing protein, whose product MPEYNIHDIENYISSIKALFERIETLNNEFPPHFEYLMIKCFEPIKVYNAIGEGVFPIIERVTVNKRVLKGNNVRINKVDKLKYPPAECITKYGRANLKHQSVLYGSFNFMTAVKEMKPEIGDLITVSEWKIKNESDNLITCPIFMNQPKDGTINTRLLNMYNSFMLDLKRFPPEISRLIFEIHTFYANCFARKIDSSNNQGYIFTALLADKILNKNNGGVIDAILYPSTQEELRTENIAIKKESFDKKYTLFKTTEKKLLDFSEQGDKYKFELLGESQINDGETILWN is encoded by the coding sequence GTTTCCACCTCATTTCGAATATTTGATGATAAAATGCTTTGAGCCAATAAAAGTTTATAATGCTATTGGTGAAGGCGTTTTTCCAATTATTGAAAGAGTTACTGTTAACAAAAGAGTTCTAAAAGGAAATAATGTTCGAATTAATAAAGTTGATAAATTGAAATATCCGCCAGCAGAATGCATAACAAAATATGGTAGAGCTAATCTGAAGCATCAAAGTGTACTTTATGGCTCTTTTAATTTTATGACAGCTGTTAAAGAAATGAAACCCGAGATAGGTGATTTAATAACAGTTTCAGAATGGAAGATTAAAAATGAAAGCGATAATTTGATTACTTGTCCAATATTCATGAATCAACCGAAAGATGGAACAATAAATACAAGACTCTTAAACATGTATAATAGTTTTATGCTTGATTTAAAAAGATTTCCACCTGAGATCTCCAGACTTATTTTTGAAATTCATACATTTTATGCAAATTGTTTCGCGAGAAAAATAGATTCAAGCAATAATCAAGGATATATTTTTACAGCATTGTTAGCTGACAAAATTTTAAATAAAAATAACGGGGGTGTTATAGATGCAATACTTTATCCAAGCACACAGGAAGAACTTAGAACTGAAAATATTGCTATAAAAAAAGAATCTTTCGATAAGAAATACACACTTTTTAAAACAACAGAAAAAAAACTTCTGGATTTCTCTGAACAAGGCGATAAATATAAGTTTGAATTATTGGGCGAATCACAAATAAATGATGGTGAGACTATATTATGGAATTAA